The Mucilaginibacter yixingensis genome window below encodes:
- a CDS encoding DUF2723 domain-containing protein, whose product MSYSKINNLFGWIAFLIASLTYILTLEPSASFWDCGEFIACIYRLQVAHQPGAPLFTMIGKVFSLLSMGDVHRVAYWTNIASALASGATILFLFWSITALGRKLLIKKESDENITNIILIMGAGLVGALAYTYSDTFWFSAVESEVYAQSSLCTAIVFWAIMKWDANADKPHADRWLVFIAYVMGLSIGVHLLNLLVIPAIAIVIYFRRAKTITGKGTLWAFVLGIIALGVILWGIIQYTVKGAAYFDLIFVNTFKMGFGSGAVTFFLLLIGAIILGIYYTVKPQKPVIVAAAIIFVLLFTVCGSAVDATTGVIGLVFSAGVVALLEYVVKIRQKRYVFNMILVSTLFILFGYSSFVMLIIRAKASPNLNNSDPEDAFTLNSYLNRDQYGDTPLMYGQFFDAKAIDQKETAPIYRRGKTQYEVAGHKISTVYDHNTLFPRIYKGDKPDAAQFYRDWLHMGPEDKPGMAQNLGFFFSWQINQMYTRYFLWNFVGRTNDLDGQNDSYGIDGNWTNPFKNRSHYPYSVTKSKSYNQLFALPLILGLIGAFYHFGRNQKDAGVVGLLFFFTGLAIVLYLNQDPLQPRERDYAYAGSFYAFAIWIGLAVIAIGDWLGKIKSISPKTGAVIASVACLLAAPVLMASQEWDDHDRSTKTTPRDMATNYLESCAPNAILFTYGDNDTYPLWYAQEVENVRPDVRIVNLSLLGTDWYIRQMKQKMNESDPLPITMPNEKFEAGVRDVIYADDKKLNGSTELKDVFDFLTSDDDRAKELLLQDTPPVNYLPTKNFKLTLDANELVKQGVIPADKKDSVKKEMEWKYPSNYVTKDNLAMMDILAHNNWKRPIYFTITVGTDNMMGLQNYLYQEGFAYRLLPIAVDTAKQETLQAANTMTMYHNMMDKFKWGNMKNARYLDHESTTMFYPLIAKQFASLTDHLIKDGRTAEAKLALHRYDDVQPNLMPYVDVMIHKYGLVINAYKVGDTQLANKWVNQIDDYLTNLMDYYANNQRTGSGPINSREIQLSLSVFNGFVGVTKDAHQDALSKKLETQFTSYASTFGMATK is encoded by the coding sequence ATGAGTTATTCAAAGATCAATAACCTTTTCGGCTGGATCGCCTTCCTCATTGCTTCCCTTACCTATATTCTTACACTGGAACCATCTGCCAGTTTCTGGGATTGTGGTGAATTTATAGCCTGTATTTATCGTCTGCAGGTAGCACACCAGCCAGGTGCGCCTTTATTTACCATGATAGGTAAAGTTTTCTCATTGCTCTCTATGGGCGATGTACATAGGGTAGCTTACTGGACCAACATTGCTTCGGCTTTGGCCAGCGGCGCCACTATTCTTTTCCTGTTCTGGAGCATCACGGCGCTGGGCCGCAAGCTGCTTATCAAAAAAGAGAGCGACGAAAACATTACCAATATTATACTCATTATGGGCGCCGGTTTGGTTGGCGCTTTAGCTTATACTTATTCTGATACCTTCTGGTTCTCGGCTGTTGAGTCTGAGGTTTATGCACAGTCATCCCTGTGTACAGCCATCGTGTTCTGGGCCATCATGAAGTGGGATGCAAATGCCGATAAGCCACATGCAGACCGCTGGCTGGTTTTCATTGCTTATGTAATGGGCCTTTCTATCGGTGTGCACTTGCTCAACTTGCTGGTTATCCCGGCCATTGCCATTGTAATCTACTTCCGCAGGGCTAAAACCATTACCGGTAAAGGCACACTGTGGGCATTTGTATTGGGTATTATTGCGCTGGGTGTTATCCTTTGGGGTATTATTCAGTACACCGTAAAAGGCGCTGCTTATTTCGATCTGATTTTTGTTAACACCTTTAAAATGGGCTTCGGCAGTGGTGCCGTTACCTTCTTCCTGTTGCTTATTGGTGCTATTATATTGGGTATTTACTATACTGTTAAGCCGCAAAAACCAGTTATTGTTGCGGCGGCCATCATCTTTGTTTTACTGTTCACCGTTTGTGGTTCTGCAGTTGATGCTACCACCGGTGTTATTGGCCTGGTATTCTCTGCAGGCGTTGTAGCTCTGCTTGAATACGTGGTAAAAATTCGCCAGAAACGTTATGTGTTTAACATGATTCTGGTGAGCACCCTGTTCATCCTGTTTGGTTACAGCTCGTTTGTAATGCTGATCATCCGCGCTAAAGCAAGCCCTAACCTGAACAACAGCGACCCTGAGGATGCCTTTACCCTGAACAGCTACCTGAACCGCGACCAGTATGGCGATACACCGCTGATGTACGGTCAATTCTTTGATGCTAAGGCAATCGACCAAAAAGAAACCGCTCCTATTTACCGTCGTGGTAAAACACAATATGAGGTTGCGGGTCATAAAATCTCTACGGTTTATGATCACAACACACTGTTCCCACGTATTTATAAAGGCGACAAACCAGACGCTGCACAGTTTTACCGCGACTGGCTGCACATGGGTCCGGAAGATAAACCGGGCATGGCCCAAAACTTAGGCTTCTTCTTCAGCTGGCAGATCAACCAGATGTATACCCGCTATTTCTTGTGGAACTTTGTGGGCAGAACTAACGATCTGGATGGCCAGAACGACAGCTACGGTATTGACGGTAACTGGACCAATCCATTCAAAAACCGCTCTCACTACCCATACTCGGTAACTAAGAGCAAATCATACAACCAGTTGTTTGCGTTGCCGCTTATCTTAGGCTTAATTGGCGCTTTCTACCACTTTGGCCGTAATCAGAAAGATGCGGGCGTGGTAGGTTTGCTGTTCTTCTTCACTGGTTTAGCCATTGTGCTTTACCTTAACCAGGACCCGCTGCAACCACGTGAGCGTGACTATGCCTATGCGGGGTCATTCTATGCCTTTGCTATATGGATAGGCCTTGCCGTAATTGCCATTGGCGATTGGCTGGGCAAAATCAAATCCATCAGTCCAAAAACGGGCGCTGTTATAGCTTCTGTGGCTTGTTTACTGGCTGCCCCTGTATTAATGGCCAGCCAGGAGTGGGATGATCATGACCGCTCTACCAAAACTACTCCTCGCGATATGGCTACCAACTACCTGGAGTCATGCGCGCCAAACGCCATTCTGTTTACTTATGGCGATAACGATACTTATCCGCTGTGGTATGCACAAGAGGTTGAAAATGTTCGTCCGGACGTACGTATTGTAAACCTGAGTTTGCTGGGTACAGATTGGTACATCCGCCAAATGAAGCAAAAAATGAATGAGTCCGATCCACTGCCTATCACCATGCCGAACGAGAAGTTTGAAGCCGGTGTACGCGATGTGATCTATGCTGATGATAAAAAGCTGAACGGCTCAACCGAGTTGAAGGATGTATTTGATTTCCTTACTTCGGATGATGACCGCGCTAAAGAATTGCTGTTACAGGATACCCCTCCGGTAAACTACCTGCCAACTAAAAACTTTAAGCTGACGCTTGATGCTAACGAGTTGGTAAAACAGGGCGTAATTCCTGCTGACAAAAAAGACAGCGTTAAGAAAGAAATGGAATGGAAATATCCATCAAACTATGTAACCAAAGACAATTTGGCGATGATGGATATCCTGGCGCATAACAACTGGAAACGCCCGATTTACTTTACCATTACCGTAGGTACCGATAACATGATGGGTCTGCAAAACTACCTGTACCAGGAAGGTTTTGCTTACCGCCTGTTGCCAATAGCTGTTGATACTGCCAAACAGGAAACCTTGCAGGCAGCCAACACCATGACCATGTACCATAACATGATGGACAAGTTTAAATGGGGTAACATGAAAAATGCCCGTTACCTGGATCACGAGTCGACCACGATGTTCTACCCGCTGATTGCTAAACAATTTGCCAGCCTGACAGATCACCTGATTAAAGATGGCCGTACGGCAGAAGCCAAACTGGCCCTGCACAGATATGATGATGTGCAGCCAAACCTGATGCCTTATGTGGATGTAATGATACACAAATACGGCCTGGTAATTAACGCCTACAAAGTGGGCGACACACAACTGGCCAACAAATGGGTTAACCAGATTGATGATTACCTGACCAACCTGATGGATTATTATGCCAACAATCAGCGCACCGGTTCAGGCCCGATCAACAGCCGCGAGATACAGCTGTCACTGTCTGTATTCAACGGATTTGTAGGTGTGACCAAAGATGCCCACCAGGATGCTCTGAGCAAAAAGCTGGAAACCCAGTTTACCAGCTACGCCAGCACCTTTGGTATGGCAACCAAATAA
- the dcp gene encoding peptidyl-dipeptidase Dcp, producing the protein MKRKSYLPMAVILAVMASSCNNNPAGGGNADNPFFTKSTLPFEAPAWDKIKNEHFKPALEEGMKQQLAEVQKIADNTEAPTFQNTLEAMEKTGAMLNRANIALNVLAGANTNPDLQKLQEEEAPKLAATNDEIYLNSKLFKRVEAVYNQREQLKLDPESKRLVEFYYQKFLLAGAKLSDADKGKLKELNKEEAGLSAKFNNKLLGAAKDGALVVDDKTKLAGFSQGEIDAAAQDAKARKLDGKWVLPLQNTTQQPALRSLSDRATRQKLFEASWTRAEKGDANDTRDVIVQIAQIRAQKAQLLGFKNYAEWKLQDQMAKNPAAVQSFLGKLVPAATAHAKQEAADIQAVIDQQKGGFKLEPYDWNFYAEQVRKAKYDLDENEVKPYFELNKVLENGVFYAATQLYGITFKERKDLPVYQPDVRVFEVLDKDGSSMALFYCDYFKRDNKNGGAWMDNMVIQSKLLGTKPVVYNVCNFTKPAPGQPALISFDDVTTMFHEFGHALHGMFASQQYPSISGANTARDFVEFPSQFNEHWASDPKVFANYAVHYKTGAAMPQVLVDKIKKAHGFNQGYALTEILAAASLDMEWHTLAANAGKQDVDKFEADALNRTHLDLPQVPTRYRSSYFLHIWANGYAAGYYAYLWTEMLDDDAYQWFKENGGLTRQNGQRFRDMILSKGNTEDLATMFRNFRGHDPDIKPMLENRALIGK; encoded by the coding sequence ATGAAGCGAAAAAGCTATTTGCCTATGGCTGTTATTTTGGCTGTAATGGCCTCTTCATGCAATAATAACCCCGCTGGTGGCGGCAATGCTGATAACCCTTTCTTTACCAAGAGCACGCTGCCTTTTGAGGCACCAGCCTGGGACAAGATCAAGAACGAGCATTTTAAGCCTGCCCTGGAAGAAGGCATGAAGCAGCAACTAGCCGAAGTACAAAAAATTGCTGATAACACCGAAGCTCCAACTTTTCAAAATACGCTGGAAGCGATGGAGAAGACCGGCGCAATGCTCAATCGCGCCAATATTGCTCTAAACGTGCTGGCAGGGGCCAATACCAACCCTGATCTGCAGAAACTGCAGGAAGAGGAGGCTCCCAAACTGGCTGCCACAAATGATGAGATCTATCTGAATAGCAAACTGTTCAAACGTGTAGAAGCTGTTTACAATCAGCGTGAGCAATTAAAGCTGGATCCTGAATCAAAGCGATTGGTAGAGTTTTACTATCAGAAATTTTTGCTGGCCGGTGCCAAACTATCAGATGCTGATAAAGGCAAACTGAAAGAACTAAATAAGGAAGAAGCTGGCCTGAGCGCCAAATTTAATAATAAACTACTGGGCGCTGCTAAAGATGGCGCACTGGTGGTTGACGATAAAACTAAACTGGCCGGTTTCTCGCAAGGTGAAATTGATGCTGCTGCGCAGGATGCCAAAGCGCGTAAGTTGGATGGCAAATGGGTGTTGCCTTTGCAAAATACCACCCAACAGCCTGCACTGCGGTCATTAAGCGACAGGGCCACCCGCCAAAAACTGTTTGAAGCCTCATGGACCCGTGCAGAGAAGGGCGACGCTAACGATACTCGTGATGTAATTGTCCAAATTGCACAGATCCGCGCGCAAAAAGCTCAACTATTAGGCTTTAAAAACTATGCCGAGTGGAAGCTGCAAGATCAGATGGCTAAAAATCCGGCTGCGGTACAATCATTCCTGGGTAAACTGGTGCCTGCTGCTACGGCTCATGCCAAACAAGAAGCTGCCGATATTCAGGCTGTGATAGATCAGCAAAAAGGCGGCTTCAAACTGGAGCCTTACGATTGGAATTTCTATGCCGAGCAGGTGCGCAAGGCTAAATATGACCTGGATGAAAACGAAGTAAAGCCATACTTTGAGCTGAATAAAGTATTAGAGAATGGCGTATTCTACGCGGCCACTCAACTTTACGGCATCACTTTTAAAGAACGTAAAGACCTGCCGGTTTACCAGCCTGACGTGCGCGTGTTTGAGGTACTGGATAAAGACGGCTCATCAATGGCACTGTTCTATTGCGATTACTTTAAACGCGATAACAAAAACGGCGGCGCCTGGATGGATAACATGGTGATCCAATCAAAACTGCTGGGCACTAAGCCGGTGGTTTATAACGTGTGTAACTTTACCAAGCCAGCTCCAGGGCAGCCAGCGTTGATCAGCTTTGATGATGTAACTACCATGTTCCATGAGTTTGGTCATGCGTTGCATGGCATGTTTGCCAGTCAGCAGTACCCAAGTATCTCTGGCGCTAATACCGCACGCGATTTTGTGGAGTTCCCGTCGCAATTTAACGAGCACTGGGCATCAGATCCTAAAGTGTTTGCCAACTACGCGGTACATTACAAAACCGGTGCTGCTATGCCGCAGGTGCTGGTAGATAAAATTAAAAAGGCCCATGGCTTTAATCAGGGCTATGCTTTAACTGAAATACTTGCCGCTGCTAGCCTGGATATGGAATGGCATACCCTGGCTGCCAATGCAGGCAAACAGGATGTAGATAAGTTTGAAGCCGATGCCTTAAACAGAACGCACCTCGACCTGCCACAGGTGCCCACGCGTTACCGTTCAAGCTATTTCCTGCATATCTGGGCAAATGGTTACGCAGCCGGCTACTATGCTTATCTGTGGACTGAAATGCTGGATGACGATGCCTACCAATGGTTTAAAGAAAACGGCGGTTTGACCCGTCAGAACGGTCAGCGATTTAGAGATATGATCCTTTCTAAAGGTAACACCGAAGATTTGGCTACCATGTTCAGAAACTTCCGCGGGCATGACCCGGATATCAAGCCGATGCTGGAGAACCGAGCATTGATTGGTAAATAA
- a CDS encoding SRPBCC family protein, whose protein sequence is MRKLSVKCSIEINAPASKIWQAFTDPAMIKKYLFGTNVTSDWQQGSAITYRGEWKGKTYEDKGSIIEMVPEKLLHTTYWSGMSGKEDKPENYANVIYEIKPEADHHIVSITQDNIDDEAGIHHMRENWGMVLKSMKELLEE, encoded by the coding sequence ATGAGAAAGTTATCAGTTAAATGCAGTATTGAGATCAATGCCCCGGCATCAAAGATATGGCAGGCGTTTACAGACCCGGCCATGATTAAAAAATATCTGTTTGGCACCAACGTAACGTCTGACTGGCAACAGGGCAGCGCCATTACCTACCGTGGCGAATGGAAGGGAAAAACATACGAAGACAAAGGCTCCATTATAGAAATGGTACCCGAAAAACTTCTGCATACCACCTACTGGAGCGGCATGAGCGGCAAAGAAGATAAACCCGAGAACTATGCCAACGTGATTTACGAGATTAAACCCGAAGCCGACCACCATATAGTAAGCATTACACAGGATAATATTGACGACGAAGCGGGCATACATCACATGCGGGAGAACTGGGGCATGGTACTGAAAAGTATGAAAGAGTTATTGGAAGAATAG
- a CDS encoding c-type cytochrome, with protein sequence MNKKLTIVLLLSVCCGGLAAMSFKAPDVRYKNLKVLPKNISSKELNSLMADDFQDALGVTCSFCHAQNADGHGLDYASDAKPEKEITRQMMRMTLGLNKKYLKVRHPMLTGSALVVSCNTCHKGQAFPE encoded by the coding sequence ATGAATAAGAAATTAACCATTGTGCTATTGCTTTCGGTTTGTTGCGGGGGCCTGGCGGCTATGTCTTTCAAAGCGCCCGATGTACGGTATAAAAACCTGAAAGTGCTGCCTAAAAACATCAGCTCAAAAGAGTTGAACAGTTTAATGGCCGACGATTTTCAGGATGCGCTGGGCGTAACCTGTAGCTTTTGCCACGCGCAAAATGCCGACGGCCACGGTTTGGATTATGCCAGTGACGCCAAGCCCGAAAAGGAAATTACCCGCCAGATGATGCGCATGACGCTCGGCCTCAACAAAAAGTACCTGAAGGTGAGGCATCCCATGCTGACAGGGAGTGCCTTGGTGGTGAGTTGTAACACGTGCCATAAAGGGCAGGCTTTTCCGGAGTAG
- a CDS encoding ROK family protein: MNTDAPAGKQVLGVYISGYHITTLIVDLATGNTLRSSYQRVPVNSWGTADEIIGTCATVIKKALTENHVDIHFIGIAMPGPFDYEQGISYIRNNKKHDALYGLNVKQLLAEQVGIATDQLCMLSDAAAFLKGEVFAGVAKGEDRLIGLTLGTGLGTARLKDGVAEDANLWCMPFLDSIAEDYLSERWFLKRYYELSGINVVNVKELSSFYQSSSTVKSVFKEFAVNLANFTGNFVHAVQPKMVVLSGDISRASDCFLAAYKAQLAKIGLEDLPINVSKLNSEAVMIGAATSWLN, encoded by the coding sequence ATGAATACAGACGCCCCGGCGGGTAAACAGGTGCTTGGTGTTTATATCAGCGGCTACCACATTACCACGCTTATTGTAGATCTTGCAACTGGCAATACCTTACGCTCTTCATACCAACGTGTTCCCGTTAACTCATGGGGCACGGCCGACGAGATTATTGGTACCTGTGCCACCGTTATCAAAAAAGCGCTTACCGAAAACCATGTTGATATCCACTTCATCGGCATAGCTATGCCCGGTCCGTTTGATTATGAGCAGGGGATATCCTACATCCGTAACAACAAAAAACACGACGCCCTTTACGGCCTGAATGTAAAACAGCTTTTGGCCGAACAAGTGGGCATTGCCACAGATCAGCTTTGTATGTTAAGCGATGCCGCGGCCTTTTTAAAAGGTGAGGTATTTGCCGGAGTAGCCAAAGGGGAGGACCGCTTGATTGGGCTTACACTGGGCACCGGTTTGGGTACTGCCAGGCTAAAAGACGGCGTAGCCGAAGACGCCAACCTATGGTGCATGCCGTTTTTAGATAGCATTGCCGAGGATTACCTGTCTGAACGCTGGTTCCTGAAACGTTATTACGAGCTCTCGGGCATTAACGTAGTCAATGTAAAAGAGCTGTCATCATTCTACCAAAGCTCATCAACCGTTAAATCGGTATTCAAAGAGTTTGCGGTTAACCTGGCCAATTTTACCGGCAACTTTGTGCATGCAGTACAGCCAAAAATGGTGGTGCTAAGCGGCGACATTTCTCGCGCCAGCGATTGCTTCCTGGCGGCCTATAAAGCTCAGCTAGCTAAAATTGGCCTGGAGGACTTACCCATCAACGTATCTAAATTGAACAGCGAGGCGGTAATGATAGGAGCGGCAACGAGTTGGCTAAACTAA
- a CDS encoding acetyl-CoA carboxylase carboxyltransferase subunit alpha, with protein sequence MKISFDFEKPLADLQGQIDKVRQVEDKTQVDMSATLTELEEKLETAQKELYSNLSGWQKVQISRHPERPYTLQYLELMCDDFIEMHGDRTVGDDKAIVGGFGTLNGQTVMFIGHQKGRNTKDRQYRNFGMANPEGYRKALRLMKLAEKFNKPVVTLIDTPGAFPGLEAEERGQGEAIARNLLEMSVLKVPVICVIIGEGASGGALGIGIGDRVLMLENSWYSVISPENCSTILWKTWDYKEKAAEALKLTSNEMLKNKLIDGVVKEPLGGAHQDPVAMAATLKKQLLKDLKTLREVPVDKLVNDRIEKFSSMGVVNE encoded by the coding sequence ATGAAGATTTCATTTGACTTTGAAAAACCACTGGCCGATCTGCAAGGGCAGATAGATAAGGTTAGACAGGTTGAAGATAAAACCCAGGTTGATATGTCGGCTACGCTGACGGAGCTTGAGGAGAAACTGGAAACAGCACAAAAGGAGCTTTACAGCAACCTGAGCGGCTGGCAGAAGGTACAGATCTCTCGTCACCCTGAAAGACCTTATACCCTGCAATACCTGGAGCTGATGTGCGATGATTTCATCGAAATGCATGGCGACCGTACTGTAGGTGATGACAAAGCCATCGTAGGTGGTTTTGGTACCCTGAACGGGCAGACTGTGATGTTTATCGGTCACCAAAAAGGCCGTAACACTAAAGACCGCCAGTACCGCAACTTTGGTATGGCTAACCCAGAGGGCTATCGCAAAGCGTTGCGCCTGATGAAACTGGCCGAAAAATTCAACAAACCTGTAGTTACCCTGATTGATACTCCGGGCGCATTCCCAGGCCTTGAGGCTGAAGAGCGCGGCCAGGGCGAAGCTATTGCCCGCAACCTACTGGAAATGTCTGTACTGAAGGTGCCTGTAATCTGTGTAATTATTGGTGAAGGTGCATCGGGCGGTGCGCTGGGTATTGGTATTGGCGATAGGGTGCTGATGCTGGAAAACTCATGGTACTCGGTAATCTCTCCAGAGAACTGTTCTACCATCCTTTGGAAAACCTGGGATTACAAAGAGAAAGCAGCCGAAGCTCTGAAACTGACCTCGAACGAGATGCTGAAAAATAAACTGATCGACGGCGTGGTAAAAGAACCACTAGGTGGCGCACACCAGGATCCGGTTGCTATGGCAGCCACCCTGAAAAAGCAACTGCTGAAAGATCTGAAAACCCTGAGAGAAGTGCCAGTTGATAAATTGGTAAATGACCGTATCGAGAAATTTAGCTCGATGGGTGTAGTAAACGAATAA
- a CDS encoding VIT family protein: MAEVTTKKFVIQKVQPALLGLMDGSVSTLAPIFATAGLTEQPIKAFYVGLAASLGAGVSMGLAEALSDDGTVTGRGSPLMRGSITGLATALGGMLHTFPFLVPNIRHALHLAYVVVVVELLAIAIIRYKFMKTPLWPTIMQVIIGGGIVFVIGLFLGSA; encoded by the coding sequence ATGGCCGAAGTTACCACCAAAAAATTTGTTATACAGAAGGTGCAGCCCGCCCTGCTGGGATTGATGGATGGCTCGGTATCAACCCTGGCGCCTATTTTTGCTACTGCGGGTTTAACAGAACAACCTATCAAAGCTTTTTATGTGGGTCTGGCCGCGTCGTTAGGTGCAGGTGTAAGCATGGGCCTGGCCGAAGCGCTTTCAGACGATGGAACGGTGACCGGCAGGGGCAGTCCGCTGATGCGGGGGAGTATTACTGGCCTGGCAACGGCACTCGGTGGTATGTTGCATACCTTCCCGTTTTTGGTGCCTAATATCCGTCATGCGTTGCACCTGGCTTATGTGGTGGTGGTAGTAGAGCTGCTGGCTATAGCCATTATCCGCTACAAGTTTATGAAAACACCACTATGGCCAACCATTATGCAGGTAATTATTGGAGGAGGGATAGTATTTGTAATCGGCCTGTTTTTGGGAAGCGCGTGA
- a CDS encoding LytTR family DNA-binding domain-containing protein, with protein sequence MKLNCIIIDDEPMARKLLQEYIEEIDFLELAGTAENPLKVGKLLSENTVDLIFLDINMPRINGMDFLRSSVNLPMVIMTTAYGQYALDGFELSVVDYLVKPFSLERFLKASQKALELKTLRQKPAALPSTAVDHFFVKADGIIEKICYRDLLYAEGMANYVVLYTAQSKHIVYLTIKALLEQLPIKNFMQVHKSSIVNVDHVKAVEGNMLHVADRKLSIGPNYQSRVMEVLLNGKLLKR encoded by the coding sequence ATGAAACTGAATTGTATCATAATTGACGACGAGCCGATGGCGCGCAAACTGCTGCAGGAATATATTGAAGAGATAGATTTCCTGGAGCTGGCCGGCACGGCCGAAAATCCGCTTAAGGTGGGTAAGCTGTTGAGCGAAAACACGGTCGACCTCATCTTTCTGGATATTAACATGCCGCGCATTAACGGGATGGATTTTCTGCGCTCGTCTGTCAACTTGCCAATGGTTATTATGACTACCGCCTACGGACAATACGCGTTGGACGGCTTTGAATTGTCGGTGGTAGATTATCTGGTAAAACCGTTCTCTTTAGAGCGGTTCCTGAAAGCCAGCCAGAAAGCTCTGGAGCTAAAAACGTTGCGACAAAAACCGGCCGCACTGCCATCCACTGCCGTCGATCACTTTTTTGTAAAGGCCGATGGCATCATTGAAAAGATCTGCTATCGCGATTTATTGTATGCCGAAGGGATGGCCAATTACGTGGTGCTTTATACTGCCCAGAGCAAGCACATCGTCTATCTTACCATTAAGGCCCTGCTGGAGCAATTGCCCATTAAAAACTTTATGCAGGTACATAAAAGCAGCATTGTTAACGTAGACCATGTAAAAGCGGTAGAGGGCAATATGCTGCACGTGGCAGATCGTAAACTGAGTATAGGCCCAAACTATCAGTCGCGGGTGATGGAGGTTCTATTGAATGGCAAATTACTCAAAAGATAG
- a CDS encoding Pr6Pr family membrane protein, producing MPGAIIQIFSFFTIQTNLLVAVCLTGLSVLPKTSWGKFFYRPSVLTAIAVYISIVGLVYAVVLRNTWQPQGLFKTTDFLLHTISPLLYVVFWLVFVSAGSVKWQAMLRWAIFPLAYLVYALVRGAVIGWYPYPFLDVAKLGYERVAVNSLVILVVFLIFSALFIGGSCLRRRITA from the coding sequence ATGCCGGGCGCCATAATTCAAATCTTCAGCTTTTTTACTATACAAACTAATTTGCTGGTAGCCGTTTGCTTAACAGGGCTTTCTGTATTGCCGAAAACGAGCTGGGGCAAATTCTTCTACAGGCCGTCAGTATTAACGGCAATAGCAGTTTATATCTCTATTGTGGGTTTGGTTTACGCAGTAGTATTAAGAAATACCTGGCAACCGCAGGGGTTGTTTAAAACGACCGATTTTTTATTGCATACAATTAGTCCGCTGTTATATGTGGTGTTTTGGCTGGTGTTTGTGAGCGCTGGTAGTGTTAAATGGCAAGCCATGTTGCGCTGGGCAATTTTTCCCCTGGCTTATCTTGTTTATGCTTTAGTGCGTGGCGCTGTTATCGGCTGGTACCCATATCCCTTTTTAGATGTTGCTAAGTTGGGTTATGAGCGCGTAGCTGTCAACTCGTTAGTCATACTGGTTGTATTTCTGATATTCAGCGCATTGTTTATCGGGGGCAGTTGTTTGAGAAGGCGTATTACCGCCTGA
- a CDS encoding sensor histidine kinase encodes MKPHRYTYHLLFWLLAYVFWIFIFRNTTLVLSHAITVQFCYLVFIASNYYFNELYTVPRLLSRKRYVAFGAAFLAGVIVGAALRVPVSYWVNRFVFKSNVAHFNITGVFLESFINILFWTVLILAAKLIADRIRSQRYIEQIENERAANELNFLRAQFNPHFLFNSINSIYAHIDRSNKTARNMLLVFSEMLRYQLYECNVEQIELDKEIAYISNYIALQKSRMDDRINVQFSHQIDGHVCIAPLMLITFIENAFKYVGFDEQQDNRITIQLKYSEARLEFAIFNTKDGFLSKLPEDASGLGIANVKRRLELLYPDRHNLKINDDGAAFTVNLTLWGL; translated from the coding sequence TTGAAACCGCACCGCTATACATACCATCTCCTTTTTTGGCTGCTGGCCTACGTTTTCTGGATCTTTATTTTCCGGAACACTACGCTGGTGCTTAGCCACGCCATTACCGTGCAGTTTTGTTACCTGGTGTTTATAGCGAGCAATTATTACTTCAATGAGTTGTATACGGTGCCTCGGTTGCTGAGCCGTAAGCGTTATGTGGCTTTTGGGGCCGCGTTTCTGGCCGGTGTAATAGTGGGGGCGGCGCTACGGGTGCCGGTATCTTACTGGGTTAACCGTTTTGTGTTTAAAAGCAATGTGGCGCACTTCAATATAACGGGCGTATTCCTGGAATCGTTCATTAATATCCTGTTTTGGACGGTGCTGATCCTGGCTGCTAAGTTAATTGCCGACCGTATCCGCTCGCAACGCTACATTGAGCAGATTGAGAACGAACGTGCTGCCAACGAGCTGAATTTTCTGCGTGCGCAGTTTAACCCACATTTTTTGTTTAACTCCATCAACTCCATTTACGCGCATATTGACCGCTCTAACAAAACAGCGCGCAACATGCTGCTGGTGTTCTCAGAAATGCTGCGTTACCAGCTATATGAGTGCAATGTAGAGCAGATTGAGCTGGATAAAGAAATAGCCTACATCAGCAACTATATTGCCTTGCAAAAAAGCCGGATGGATGACCGCATCAACGTACAGTTTAGCCATCAGATTGACGGCCATGTTTGCATTGCTCCGTTGATGCTTATCACTTTTATAGAAAATGCGTTTAAGTATGTAGGTTTTGATGAGCAGCAGGATAACCGCATCACCATACAACTAAAATACAGTGAGGCGCGATTGGAATTTGCTATTTTTAATACCAAAGACGGCTTTCTGTCCAAGCTGCCGGAAGATGCCAGTGGATTGGGCATTGCCAATGTAAAGCGTAGATTGGAACTGCTGTATCCAGATCGGCACAATTTAAAGATCAATGATGACGGCGCCGCCTTTACCGTAAACTTAACCCTTTGGGGCTTATGA